A window from Lates calcarifer isolate ASB-BC8 linkage group LG7_2, TLL_Latcal_v3, whole genome shotgun sequence encodes these proteins:
- the LOC108872947 gene encoding nuclear receptor subfamily 0 group B member 1 isoform X1, with protein sequence MSCCECPGSEDTAQCSILYSILNRGAARPQRRLETTAAHRMCSCASKRKLVSIRAPQLVFKAASEVLVKTFRFVKNVPCFRGLPAQDQLRLVRKSWAPLLVLGMVQDSVDFDTVERQQPSLLHRILTHSRERQQRAPAETQDPGVPVGDVEGIKMFLVKCRGLRISVKEYAFLKGAILFTPEVTELECREYIRALQKEAERALYEHVRTAHRGNVSRFSRLRGVLNTLRSMDPGAVAGLFLRPVTGTSCVDEHVLALFNERKN encoded by the exons ATGTCGTGTTGTGAGTGTCCAGGCAGCGAGGACACAGCGCAGTGCAGCATCCTCTACAGCATCCTCAACAGAGGCGCCGCGCGCCCGCAGCGGCGGCTGGAGACGACCGCCGCGCACCGGATGTGCTCCTGCGCGTCCAAGAGGAAACTGGTGTCCATTCGGGCACCGCAGCTAGTTTTCAAAGCGGCCTCCGAGGTGCTCGTGAAAACTTTCCGCTTTGTGAAGAACGTGCCGTGTTTTCGGGGTCTGCCGGCGCAGGACCAACTGCGGCTCGTGCGCAAGAGCTGGGCGCCGCTGCTGGTTTTGGGCATGGTGCAGGACTCCGTGGACTTCGACACGGTGGAGAGGCAGCAGCCCAGTCTGTTACACCGGATTTTAACGCACAGCAGGGAGCGACAGCAGCGCGCTCCGGCCGAGACTCAAGACCCCGGGGTGCCCGTCGGCGACGTGGAGGGGATCAAAATGTTTCTGGTCAAGTGCAGAGGACTGAGGATCAGCGTTAAAGAGTATGCGTTCCTGAAGGGAGCAATACTGTTCACCCCGG AAGTGACGGAGCTGGAGTGTCGGGAGTACATCCGGGCGCTCCAGAAGGAGGCAGAGCGCGCGCTGTACGAGCACGTGCGGACGGCACACCGGGGAAACGTCAGCCGGTTCAGCAGACTGCGCGGCGTCCTGAACACGCTGCGGTCCATGGACCCAGGCGCTGTGGCAGGACTCTTCCTCAGACCAGTGACTGGGACGAGCTGCGTAGATGAACATGTGCTGGCTTTGTTTAACGAGaggaagaattaa
- the LOC108872947 gene encoding nuclear receptor subfamily 0 group B member 1 isoform X2: MSCCECPGSEDTAQCSILYSILNRGAARPQRRLETTAAHRMCSCASKRKLVSIRAPQLVFKAASEVLVKTFRFVKNVPCFRGLPAQDQLRLVRKSWAPLLVLGMVQDSVDFDTVERQQPSLLHRILTHSRERQQRAPAETQDPGVPVGDVEGIKMFLVKCRGLRISVKEYAFLKGAILFTPVTELECREYIRALQKEAERALYEHVRTAHRGNVSRFSRLRGVLNTLRSMDPGAVAGLFLRPVTGTSCVDEHVLALFNERKN; the protein is encoded by the exons ATGTCGTGTTGTGAGTGTCCAGGCAGCGAGGACACAGCGCAGTGCAGCATCCTCTACAGCATCCTCAACAGAGGCGCCGCGCGCCCGCAGCGGCGGCTGGAGACGACCGCCGCGCACCGGATGTGCTCCTGCGCGTCCAAGAGGAAACTGGTGTCCATTCGGGCACCGCAGCTAGTTTTCAAAGCGGCCTCCGAGGTGCTCGTGAAAACTTTCCGCTTTGTGAAGAACGTGCCGTGTTTTCGGGGTCTGCCGGCGCAGGACCAACTGCGGCTCGTGCGCAAGAGCTGGGCGCCGCTGCTGGTTTTGGGCATGGTGCAGGACTCCGTGGACTTCGACACGGTGGAGAGGCAGCAGCCCAGTCTGTTACACCGGATTTTAACGCACAGCAGGGAGCGACAGCAGCGCGCTCCGGCCGAGACTCAAGACCCCGGGGTGCCCGTCGGCGACGTGGAGGGGATCAAAATGTTTCTGGTCAAGTGCAGAGGACTGAGGATCAGCGTTAAAGAGTATGCGTTCCTGAAGGGAGCAATACTGTTCACCCCGG TGACGGAGCTGGAGTGTCGGGAGTACATCCGGGCGCTCCAGAAGGAGGCAGAGCGCGCGCTGTACGAGCACGTGCGGACGGCACACCGGGGAAACGTCAGCCGGTTCAGCAGACTGCGCGGCGTCCTGAACACGCTGCGGTCCATGGACCCAGGCGCTGTGGCAGGACTCTTCCTCAGACCAGTGACTGGGACGAGCTGCGTAGATGAACATGTGCTGGCTTTGTTTAACGAGaggaagaattaa